Proteins encoded by one window of Salvia splendens isolate huo1 chromosome 7, SspV2, whole genome shotgun sequence:
- the LOC121811149 gene encoding uncharacterized protein LOC121811149, translated as MAAPKSYFPRANYRFLPTDRETTNNSMIFELDESEVWNSDGRSLSPDCRKQSSRISRKPTTAAARGSATGPASLPVNIPDWSKILKDEYRDNRRRDRDDDDFDFEEDEAAENGGRVPPHEFLARTRIASSVQEGIGRTLKGRDLNRVRNAIWLKVGFQD; from the coding sequence ATGGCTGCGCCGAAAAGCTACTTCCCCAGAGCAAACTACAGATTTCTCCCGACTGATCGGGAAACCACTAACAACTCGATGATCTTCGAGCTCGACGAATCGGAGGTCTGGAACTCCGACGGCCGCTCTCTGTCGCCGGATTGCCGCAAGCAGAGTTCCAGAATTTCCAGGAAGCCTACGACGGCGGCCGCGAGGGGATCGGCGACCGGACCTGCTTCCCTGCCGGTCAACATTCCTGACTGGTCGAAGATCCTGAAGGACGAGTACAGAGACAATCGCCGGAGAGACAGAGACGACGACGACTTCGACTTCGAAGAGGACGAGGCGGCGGAGAACGGCGGCCGTGTTCCGCCGCATGAGTTTCTGGCGAGGACTAGGATCGCCTCCTCGGTGCAGGAAGGGATCGGGAGGACGCTCAAGGGCAGGGATCTGAACAGGGTTAGAAACGCGATTTGGCTGAAAGTCGGGTTTCAGGATTGA